A region from the Gloeocapsa sp. PCC 73106 genome encodes:
- a CDS encoding Uma2 family endonuclease, translated as MAISPIDLQPLLLNVSGIALYVTPEQFDRLSQTNRDLRLELTKDGELIIMPPTGGESGKKSGHLFARVWNWNDKTKLGDAFDSSTGYDFTPQGGGKMSPDVSWIEKSRLEGVDIVGFIPVVPDFALELRSATDRLSDLHGKMWEYRRLGVKLGLLINPQERQVEIYRPTGEVEILKSPLSVDCFNVMPEFVLSMTDIW; from the coding sequence ATGGCTATTTCTCCTATAGATCTTCAACCACTTTTACTCAATGTCAGTGGAATTGCTCTTTACGTTACACCGGAACAATTCGATCGCCTCAGTCAAACCAACCGGGATCTTCGATTAGAACTAACCAAAGACGGAGAATTAATCATTATGCCTCCCACTGGTGGTGAGAGTGGTAAAAAAAGTGGTCATTTATTTGCTAGGGTTTGGAATTGGAACGATAAAACTAAGCTAGGGGACGCCTTTGATTCTTCAACTGGATATGACTTTACCCCCCAGGGAGGAGGGAAAATGTCCCCGGATGTATCTTGGATCGAGAAATCGCGGTTAGAAGGGGTGGATATCGTCGGCTTTATTCCAGTTGTTCCCGATTTTGCTCTGGAATTACGTTCTGCTACCGACCGATTGAGTGATTTACACGGTAAAATGTGGGAATATCGACGTTTGGGGGTTAAGTTAGGATTGCTAATTAATCCCCAAGAACGACAGGTAGAAATTTACCGACCGACGGGAGAAGTAGAAATATTAAAATCTCCTCTGTCTGTCGATTGTTTCAATGTGATGCCAGAGTTTGTTTTAAGTATGACGGACATCTGGTGA